Proteins from one Thermosipho japonicus genomic window:
- a CDS encoding cobalamin B12-binding domain-containing protein, whose amino-acid sequence MNNISEKLLEYMLEGNKVMTEKLFKDIFNKKDALVFTEKILTEVMDKVGIMWEAGEISLAQYYLIGIIAEEMVNKCCKNNCESNDEKKQNNLNIAIVTLEDYHGLGRKIVLSFLNSAGFVVKDYGIGRKVDEVVNLSVKDKVDILLVSTLMLPAALKVKDLTEKLKEKNPEIKIVVGGAPFKIDKSLWKEVKANEFGETATDAVKIVKRMVENEKYNI is encoded by the coding sequence ATGAACAATATTTCTGAAAAACTCTTAGAATATATGCTTGAAGGAAATAAAGTAATGACTGAAAAATTGTTCAAAGATATTTTTAATAAAAAAGATGCTCTTGTCTTCACTGAAAAAATCCTTACTGAAGTCATGGACAAGGTCGGTATAATGTGGGAAGCAGGTGAAATTTCTCTTGCACAGTATTATCTGATTGGTATTATTGCAGAAGAAATGGTAAATAAATGTTGCAAAAATAATTGTGAATCAAATGATGAAAAAAAACAAAATAATTTAAATATCGCAATCGTTACTTTGGAAGATTACCACGGACTTGGTAGAAAAATAGTTCTATCATTTTTGAATTCAGCAGGTTTTGTAGTTAAAGATTATGGTATTGGAAGAAAGGTTGATGAAGTTGTCAATCTTTCAGTTAAAGATAAAGTTGATATCTTGCTGGTATCTACATTAATGTTACCCGCTGCTTTGAAAGTAAAAGATCTAACCGAAAAATTAAAAGAAAAAAATCCAGAAATAAAAATAGTTGTTGGAGGTGCACCTTTTAAAATTGACAAAAGTTTGTGGAAAGAGGTAAAAGCAAATGAATTTGGTGAAACAGCAACTGATGCAGTAAAAATCGTAAAAAGGATGGTAGAAAATGAAAAATATAACATCTAG
- a CDS encoding uroporphyrinogen decarboxylase family protein, whose protein sequence is MKNITSRERTLKALSYKEPDKVPLFLAFTFYGAKELGITIKEYFSKSENVVYAQRKLREKYNHDFYYVFFYASLEIEAFGGESIFIDNGPPNAGEPIIKKLSDIDNLKIPDVRNSFVLKKVFETENALKNTDIPVIGVIISPFSLPIMQMGFDKYIELIYFQRDYFWKLMRKNMDFSSNFANTQLKAGADIIVYFDPLLSTEMMPKKVLKETGFLVAKEMFKKIAGPIAIHMASARVSDSVEDIIDPKVRVVSFGTDDDIEKLKETFKGKIAFVGNLDGISMKHWTVKEAKEKVKKLILKGAKGGGFIIGDTHGEIPWYVSEEVLLSISESVQKYGTYPIRG, encoded by the coding sequence ATGAAAAATATAACATCTAGAGAAAGAACATTAAAAGCATTGTCATATAAAGAGCCAGATAAAGTACCACTCTTTTTAGCCTTCACATTTTATGGCGCAAAAGAGCTTGGTATAACAATAAAAGAATACTTTTCAAAGTCAGAAAATGTTGTATATGCCCAAAGAAAATTAAGAGAAAAATATAATCATGATTTTTATTATGTATTTTTCTATGCTTCTCTTGAAATAGAAGCATTTGGAGGAGAAAGTATATTTATTGACAATGGCCCTCCAAATGCAGGAGAACCTATTATTAAAAAACTTTCAGATATTGATAACTTAAAAATCCCAGATGTAAGAAATTCTTTTGTCTTGAAGAAGGTTTTTGAGACTGAAAATGCATTAAAAAACACCGATATCCCTGTTATAGGGGTTATAATTTCTCCATTTTCACTTCCAATAATGCAAATGGGATTTGATAAATATATAGAATTAATATATTTTCAAAGAGATTATTTCTGGAAATTAATGAGAAAAAACATGGACTTTTCATCAAATTTTGCAAACACACAATTAAAAGCTGGTGCTGATATAATTGTATATTTTGATCCTCTTCTATCAACAGAAATGATGCCCAAAAAAGTTCTTAAAGAAACTGGTTTTTTAGTTGCAAAAGAAATGTTTAAAAAGATTGCAGGCCCTATTGCCATACATATGGCATCTGCTAGAGTATCAGATTCTGTAGAAGATATTATTGATCCAAAAGTAAGGGTAGTGAGTTTTGGAACAGACGATGATATAGAAAAACTAAAAGAAACTTTTAAAGGAAAAATTGCATTCGTTGGAAATCTTGATGGCATATCAATGAAACATTGGACAGTTAAAGAAGCTAAAGAAAAGGTTAAAAAATTAATACTAAAAGGTGCAAAAGGAGGAGGATTTATAATAGGTGATACTCATGGTGAAATTCCATGGTATGTGAGTGAAGAGGTATTACTTTCAATTTCTGAGTCAGTACAAAAATATGGGACATATCCAATAAGAGGGTGA
- a CDS encoding diguanylate cyclase yields the protein MERITFLICENFRKEFETVSKKLNEKIDIITFPSFCTLKKENRNYKIKEKLLESKNLVIFCCKFCDILKKIPEKYLNQIKLYKFENCFYMFGKTNIDKYLSKGAYLVTPGWLVRWKENLSSYGFDKETAQSFFKEITNKIVLLNTKVEKNIETILKDFSNFLELPYTIEDIGLDYFELLINKILAEIKAEKKIKELTIEKSNYMAAFNILSRISSSKIEKEDELISIIVDQIKILLSPEIIEYFPFEGNDILKGDEYKINNNIEIIVKIKYNNEIYGFLKVGKFLFHQYFDSYVNFLVTIKDVLGLAISNVRKIEKILNLAITDALTGIYNKNYFELKLSEEINRCKREGKTFSLIMFDLDNFKGINDKYGHHFGDKVLIKVAEKVQKRLRKTDFFFRWGGDEFLIILPNTNLENAEKLSKELKKIINEIKIKNEKLKASFGVVSYNGKDDPEATFKKVDEVLYKAKQSGKDRICVYK from the coding sequence TTGGAAAGAATTACTTTCCTTATCTGTGAAAATTTTAGAAAAGAGTTTGAAACAGTATCTAAAAAGCTAAATGAAAAAATTGATATTATCACTTTCCCTTCTTTTTGTACTTTAAAAAAGGAAAATAGAAATTATAAAATAAAAGAGAAACTTTTAGAAAGCAAGAATTTAGTTATTTTTTGTTGTAAGTTTTGTGATATCTTAAAAAAGATACCAGAAAAATATTTAAATCAAATAAAGCTATACAAATTTGAAAACTGCTTTTACATGTTTGGAAAAACAAATATAGATAAATATCTTAGTAAAGGTGCATATCTTGTAACTCCAGGATGGCTTGTTAGGTGGAAAGAAAATTTATCCTCATATGGTTTTGATAAAGAAACTGCACAAAGCTTTTTTAAAGAAATCACAAATAAAATAGTCTTATTAAATACAAAAGTTGAAAAGAATATCGAAACTATATTAAAAGATTTTTCAAATTTTCTTGAATTGCCTTACACTATAGAAGACATAGGACTTGATTATTTTGAACTTTTAATAAATAAAATTTTGGCAGAAATAAAAGCTGAAAAGAAAATAAAAGAACTTACTATAGAAAAAAGTAATTACATGGCAGCTTTCAATATTTTATCGAGAATATCAAGTTCAAAAATTGAGAAAGAAGATGAACTAATAAGTATAATAGTTGATCAAATTAAAATATTACTTTCTCCAGAAATAATAGAATATTTCCCATTTGAAGGAAATGATATTCTAAAAGGAGATGAATATAAAATAAACAATAACATTGAAATAATCGTAAAAATCAAATACAACAATGAAATATATGGATTTTTAAAAGTTGGAAAATTTTTGTTCCATCAGTATTTTGATTCATACGTAAACTTTTTGGTAACTATCAAAGATGTCCTCGGACTTGCCATTTCAAATGTAAGAAAGATTGAAAAAATTCTAAACTTGGCAATTACTGATGCACTAACAGGTATATACAACAAAAACTATTTTGAATTAAAACTTTCAGAGGAAATAAATAGGTGTAAAAGGGAAGGAAAAACTTTTTCACTAATAATGTTTGATCTTGACAACTTTAAAGGAATTAACGATAAATATGGTCACCACTTTGGTGATAAAGTTTTAATTAAGGTAGCAGAAAAAGTCCAAAAAAGACTTAGAAAAACTGACTTCTTTTTTAGATGGGGTGGTGACGAATTTCTAATCATATTGCCAAACACTAATTTAGAAAATGCTGAAAAACTATCTAAAGAGCTTAAAAAAATTATTAATGAAATAAAAATTAAAAATGAAAAACTAAAAGCTAGCTTTGGAGTTGTAAGCTATAATGGCAAAGATGATCCTGAAGCAACCTTTAAAAAAGTTGATGAAGTTTTATATAAGGCAAAACAATCAGGAAAAGATAGAATTTGTGTTTACAAATAA
- a CDS encoding formate--tetrahydrofolate ligase: protein MKTDIVIAREAKLEKITKIAEKIDIPEEYVEPYGKYIAKVDLKIWEKVKNNKDGKLILVTAMTPTPAGEGKTTTSIGLSMALNRLGKKSIVTLREPSLGPVFGIKGGAAGGGYSQVLPMENINLHFTGDIHAVSAAHNLISAVIDAHIKFGNELGIDPTRIYWKRTMDMNDRALRNIVVGLGGSANGQPREDGFIITAASEIMAILCLAKDLKDLKERLSNIVVAQSYDKKLIKVKDLKIEGALAVLLKDAIKPNLVQTIENTPAFVHGGPFANIAHGTNSIIATKLALKLSDYVVTEAGFAADLGAEKFLDFVSPTAGYDVNAVVVVATIKALKYHGGVKKDELDKENVEAMLKGMENLRVHVENLKKYNVPVVVALNVFGSDTQRELDEFSKNCEIPHALVYAFEKGGEGAIDLANLVLENIKEAQYKPLITSEMSLEEKIETLAKEIYRAGNVIYTDKAKSKLKFLRKHGYDTLPVIVAKTQSSISDDPKKINAPSGYTFTIRDFELSAGAGFIVALAGDIMRMPGLSKIPNAVNIDIDEEGNIIGLS, encoded by the coding sequence ATGAAAACTGATATTGTAATTGCAAGAGAAGCAAAATTGGAGAAAATAACAAAAATAGCAGAAAAAATAGACATACCAGAAGAATATGTAGAGCCATATGGAAAGTACATAGCAAAAGTTGATTTAAAAATATGGGAAAAAGTTAAAAATAACAAAGATGGAAAGTTAATTTTGGTAACTGCAATGACACCAACCCCAGCCGGAGAAGGTAAAACAACAACAAGTATAGGACTTTCTATGGCGTTAAATAGACTCGGAAAAAAATCAATAGTAACACTTAGAGAGCCATCACTTGGTCCGGTATTTGGAATTAAAGGAGGGGCTGCTGGGGGTGGCTATTCTCAAGTTCTCCCGATGGAGAATATAAATCTTCATTTTACCGGCGATATACACGCAGTTTCAGCGGCTCATAATTTGATATCAGCAGTAATAGACGCACATATAAAGTTTGGAAATGAGCTTGGAATTGATCCCACTCGTATATATTGGAAAAGAACCATGGATATGAATGATAGGGCTCTTAGAAATATAGTTGTAGGTCTTGGAGGAAGTGCAAATGGACAACCACGTGAAGATGGATTTATAATTACTGCTGCATCTGAAATTATGGCTATTTTGTGTCTTGCTAAAGATCTTAAGGATCTAAAAGAAAGACTTTCAAATATAGTTGTAGCTCAAAGTTATGACAAAAAGCTTATTAAAGTAAAAGATTTAAAAATTGAAGGAGCACTTGCAGTTTTATTGAAAGATGCCATTAAACCTAATCTTGTTCAAACAATTGAAAATACACCTGCATTTGTACACGGAGGGCCATTTGCAAATATTGCCCATGGAACAAATAGTATAATTGCAACAAAATTAGCATTAAAGCTTTCTGATTATGTAGTAACAGAAGCAGGATTTGCAGCAGATTTAGGTGCGGAAAAGTTTCTTGATTTTGTTTCACCAACAGCAGGTTACGATGTAAATGCAGTTGTTGTAGTTGCTACAATAAAAGCTTTAAAATACCATGGTGGTGTAAAGAAAGATGAGCTTGACAAAGAAAATGTTGAAGCTATGTTAAAAGGTATGGAAAATCTTAGAGTTCATGTTGAAAATTTGAAAAAATATAACGTTCCAGTTGTAGTGGCTCTTAATGTGTTTGGAAGTGATACACAAAGAGAATTAGATGAATTTTCAAAGAATTGTGAAATTCCTCATGCACTTGTTTATGCCTTTGAAAAGGGCGGAGAAGGTGCTATTGATTTAGCAAATCTTGTTCTTGAAAACATAAAAGAAGCTCAGTATAAACCTTTAATAACTTCTGAAATGAGTCTTGAGGAGAAAATTGAAACACTTGCAAAAGAAATTTACAGGGCAGGGAACGTGATTTATACCGATAAAGCAAAAAGTAAATTGAAGTTCTTAAGAAAGCATGGATATGATACACTACCGGTAATTGTTGCAAAAACACAATCAAGTATTTCTGATGATCCAAAAAAGATTAATGCACCATCTGGTTATACTTTTACAATAAGAGACTTTGAACTTTCAGCTGGTGCAGGATTTATAGTAGCACTTGCCGGTGACATTATGAGAATGCCAGGGCTTTCAAAAATTCCAAATGCGGTTAATATAGACATTGATGAAGAAGGAAATATAATCGGGCTATCATAA
- a CDS encoding HAMP domain-containing sensor histidine kinase, which produces MSISSKVTYITTVITAITMAIVLILLYSSIRLMIYQSTKKDLIESVRPWLITPMGRMHNPKNDIYISKDGVVIVDPYKIGPINKIGKFEINGRTYIFLKAENLIVGKDITPIVNYLNNIKKIFVYIFVISLSLISFLTYFITKKSTKHLRNFVSELSKIKGDNLSYRFIKPNTHDEVDELVEKFNELMDRVEKNYKLQEEFVSNVSHELKTPIANLIGYSKMLERWGHKDEQILKEAIDSISQTSKQMKDLVENMILLSKNLELDMEQINLRTLVEGIVVGYKDSKIKIIGDGTILANKEALEIVIKNLVENAIYHGKAPIEIKLYQGRIEVTDHGEGISNDLKERIFEKFHKSRKSKGHGLGLYIVKKLCDQMGLNIYIKDDKYTTFVVERSEKDEN; this is translated from the coding sequence ATGAGTATTTCATCTAAAGTAACTTATATAACTACTGTTATTACAGCTATTACAATGGCAATAGTTTTAATTCTTTTATACTCAAGTATTCGGTTAATGATCTATCAGTCGACTAAAAAAGATCTAATTGAAAGTGTTAGACCATGGCTTATTACACCCATGGGAAGGATGCACAATCCCAAAAATGATATTTATATTTCAAAAGATGGGGTTGTTATTGTTGATCCTTACAAAATTGGGCCAATAAATAAAATAGGAAAGTTTGAAATTAATGGTAGAACTTACATTTTTTTAAAAGCAGAAAATTTGATAGTTGGAAAAGATATTACTCCTATAGTAAATTACTTAAATAACATAAAGAAAATTTTTGTGTATATTTTTGTTATTTCATTGTCACTTATTAGTTTTCTAACATATTTTATAACAAAGAAGTCAACAAAACATTTAAGAAATTTTGTCAGCGAGCTTTCAAAAATCAAAGGCGATAATTTAAGTTATAGATTTATAAAACCAAATACTCATGATGAGGTAGATGAGCTTGTTGAAAAATTTAACGAACTCATGGATCGTGTTGAAAAAAATTACAAACTTCAAGAAGAATTTGTTTCAAATGTATCTCATGAATTAAAAACCCCGATAGCGAACTTAATAGGTTATTCGAAAATGCTTGAAAGATGGGGTCACAAAGATGAACAAATTTTAAAAGAGGCTATAGATTCTATTTCTCAAACTTCCAAACAGATGAAAGACTTGGTTGAAAATATGATATTACTTTCAAAAAATCTGGAACTTGATATGGAACAAATTAATTTGAGAACACTAGTTGAAGGGATAGTAGTAGGATATAAAGATAGTAAAATTAAAATAATCGGAGATGGAACAATTTTGGCCAATAAAGAAGCTTTAGAGATTGTAATTAAAAATTTAGTTGAGAATGCTATATATCATGGGAAAGCACCTATTGAGATAAAATTGTACCAAGGCAGAATAGAAGTAACAGATCATGGAGAAGGTATAAGCAATGATTTAAAAGAAAGGATATTTGAGAAATTTCATAAGTCGAGAAAATCTAAAGGTCATGGATTAGGACTATATATAGTAAAGAAACTTTGTGATCAAATGGGGCTTAATATTTACATTAAGGATGATAAATATACCACATTTGTAGTTGAAAGGAGTGAAAAAGATGAAAACTGA
- the hslO gene encoding Hsp33 family molecular chaperone HslO, translated as MLKNGIVYKALVRFSVIDSTQIVRTATEKHGLSPISAVALGRLLTGAALMIPWLSEKETLTYIIEGSNQIKYIASQAKSDGTVRGYVIPKIVETMTNELGKFDLKKAIGRGTLKVVRDLNLKTPYVTPVELVSGEIAEDLAHYFAVSEQLPTAIALGVLVDKNGIKKAGGIVIQILDKNLPESDILEIEKKFKEVTPISKFLENNTVEDAVKHIFGDKIEKIEERKVEFKCNCSYQKAVESLKLLKVDELKEMLNEGKAEVECKWCSTKYYIEKEDIEKILEEKEEK; from the coding sequence ATGTTGAAAAATGGTATTGTTTACAAGGCTCTTGTTAGGTTTTCAGTTATAGATAGTACACAAATTGTTAGGACTGCAACAGAAAAACATGGACTTTCTCCAATTTCTGCGGTAGCATTAGGAAGATTGTTGACTGGAGCTGCATTAATGATTCCTTGGCTTTCTGAAAAAGAAACATTAACCTATATTATAGAAGGTTCAAATCAAATAAAGTACATAGCTTCTCAAGCAAAAAGTGATGGTACTGTAAGAGGCTACGTTATCCCAAAGATAGTTGAAACAATGACAAACGAACTTGGAAAATTTGATTTAAAAAAGGCTATAGGAAGAGGTACATTAAAGGTAGTAAGAGATCTAAATTTAAAAACTCCATATGTTACACCAGTTGAGTTAGTAAGCGGAGAAATAGCAGAGGATCTTGCACATTATTTTGCTGTTTCAGAGCAGCTCCCAACTGCTATAGCACTTGGAGTTTTAGTTGACAAAAATGGTATTAAAAAAGCCGGTGGAATAGTTATTCAAATTTTGGATAAAAATTTACCTGAAAGTGATATACTAGAAATTGAGAAAAAATTTAAAGAAGTTACTCCAATATCGAAGTTTTTAGAGAATAATACTGTTGAAGATGCTGTAAAACATATATTTGGGGATAAAATTGAAAAAATTGAAGAAAGAAAAGTAGAATTCAAATGTAATTGTTCATATCAAAAGGCTGTTGAGTCATTAAAGCTTTTAAAAGTAGATGAGCTGAAAGAAATGTTAAATGAAGGAAAAGCTGAAGTTGAGTGTAAATGGTGTAGTACAAAATATTATATTGAAAAAGAGGATATCGAAAAGATTTTGGAGGAAAAAGAAGAAAAATGA